A single Candidatus Thorarchaeota archaeon DNA region contains:
- a CDS encoding type II toxin-antitoxin system ParD family antitoxin, whose protein sequence is MRLIAVHLPERILDDIERLVQAGHYPNRSETIRIAIRDMLKRELWDSNKTDIQADSEVIGKV, encoded by the coding sequence ATGCGGCTGATAGCGGTGCATCTTCCCGAGCGGATACTTGATGACATAGAGCGTCTTGTGCAAGCAGGTCACTACCCCAACCGTTCTGAGACCATCAGGATAGCGATAAGGGACATGCTGAAGAGAGAACTCTGGGACTCGAACAAGACCGACATACAAGCAGACTCGGAGGTCATTGGTAAGGTTTGA
- a CDS encoding 50S ribosomal protein L23: MRDPNEVILRPVVTEASLNNVESQNRLAFYVDRRANKNTIKWAVETLFEVIVEKVNTVILPDGRKKAIVRLAPEYSAADVATKMGVF, translated from the coding sequence ATGAGAGATCCAAATGAAGTAATACTTAGGCCCGTCGTGACTGAGGCCAGCCTGAACAATGTAGAATCACAGAACCGACTGGCTTTCTACGTTGACAGGAGGGCGAACAAGAACACAATCAAATGGGCAGTCGAGACCCTCTTTGAGGTGATTGTGGAGAAGGTGAACACCGTCATCCTGCCCGATGGACGGAAGAAGGCCATTGTGCGACTGGCACCGGAGTACAGTGCCGCTGACGTCGCGACCAAGATGGGAGTCTTCTAG
- a CDS encoding 50S ribosomal protein L3, which produces MAHRKKNQPHRGSLAYMPRGRASKFVPRVKNWPEYSGSAAKLLGFVGYKAGMTHAVVTVDRTASPLKGQETVIPVTVIDTPPVRPFSIRGYESTPYGLRLVGEVLAETLSEDLRKAMPLPKEYDHEAQMKEFEAKLDSLFEIRLLIHTQPRLAAVPKKKPDIMEYKVGASDVKKAFEYAKSVLGKDLRIAEILNEGMLVDTLAVTKGHGFQGVVRRTGVKVLQHKSRKTKRGVGCIGPWNPTNIRYTVPRGGQTGFHTRTIYNSVVVKIGERGEEITPAGGFVNYGVIRGDYVMLRGSVPGPVKRPIRLRYAIRPRSGHSGTPMQVSYISTASKQ; this is translated from the coding sequence ATGGCACACAGAAAGAAGAACCAACCGCATCGTGGAAGTCTTGCCTACATGCCACGAGGTCGGGCTTCAAAGTTTGTACCGCGGGTGAAGAACTGGCCTGAGTACAGTGGCTCGGCTGCAAAACTACTGGGCTTCGTCGGCTACAAGGCCGGCATGACTCATGCGGTGGTGACGGTGGACAGGACCGCAAGTCCCCTCAAAGGACAAGAGACTGTGATTCCTGTCACCGTGATAGATACGCCGCCAGTAAGACCCTTCTCAATTCGTGGTTACGAGTCTACTCCATATGGGCTCAGACTGGTAGGTGAAGTCCTTGCGGAGACTCTCTCCGAGGACCTCCGCAAGGCAATGCCACTGCCTAAGGAATACGACCACGAAGCTCAGATGAAGGAGTTTGAAGCCAAGCTGGATTCGCTCTTTGAGATACGACTGCTCATTCACACTCAGCCTCGTCTCGCTGCGGTACCCAAGAAGAAACCTGACATAATGGAGTACAAGGTCGGTGCATCTGACGTCAAGAAGGCCTTTGAGTACGCAAAGAGCGTGCTGGGAAAGGACCTTCGGATTGCAGAGATCCTGAACGAAGGAATGCTGGTTGACACCCTTGCAGTCACCAAGGGTCACGGCTTTCAAGGCGTAGTACGTCGTACTGGTGTCAAGGTGCTACAACACAAGTCCCGCAAGACAAAACGAGGTGTGGGCTGCATTGGTCCTTGGAACCCGACCAACATACGATACACCGTGCCACGTGGTGGACAGACTGGATTCCACACTCGTACCATATACAACAGTGTTGTGGTCAAGATTGGCGAACGTGGTGAGGAGATCACGCCCGCCGGCGGGTTTGTCAACTACGGTGTGATTCGTGGTGACTATGTGATGCTGAGAGGCTCTGTGCCCGGACCGGTGAAGCGACCCATCCGTCTTAGATACGCCATCCGTCCAAGGTCAGGTCACAGTGGCACCCCGATGCAGGTGAGCTACATCAGCACTGCGTCCAAGCAGTAG
- a CDS encoding 50S ribosomal protein L4, whose translation MASVKTYSLKGKAGPSIQLPFQFDTPYRPDIIQRAVLALQSLRYQPHGVDELAGKRNTAESWNTGRGRSRVARIKGSGTGAANKGGFAPTTVGGRRTHPPEARKVLVERINTKERRLAIRSAIAASSKKEIVTARGHKTESVPEIPLVVSDDLETISTTKEMREVANALGLDADLYRAISGRSVRAGKGKMRGRKMRTPKSFLIVVGQDRGIGQAARNLPGVDVVEVHGLNAEVLAPGTHPGRLVVWTRSAIDRLEKEQLFS comes from the coding sequence TTGGCTAGTGTTAAGACATACTCGTTGAAGGGAAAGGCGGGTCCAAGTATTCAGCTGCCGTTTCAGTTTGACACACCCTACCGTCCAGATATCATTCAGAGAGCAGTGCTCGCGTTGCAGTCCCTTAGGTATCAGCCACACGGAGTGGACGAGCTTGCCGGCAAGCGGAATACTGCCGAGAGCTGGAACACTGGACGTGGGAGATCAAGAGTTGCAAGAATAAAGGGCTCAGGCACTGGAGCTGCGAACAAAGGTGGGTTTGCACCAACCACGGTTGGTGGCAGGAGAACGCATCCTCCCGAGGCCAGAAAGGTCCTCGTTGAGCGAATCAACACAAAGGAGCGACGTCTTGCCATTCGCTCTGCAATTGCGGCCTCTTCCAAGAAAGAGATCGTCACTGCACGAGGTCACAAGACCGAGAGTGTACCCGAGATTCCACTTGTGGTGAGCGATGACCTCGAGACCATCTCCACAACAAAGGAGATGCGTGAGGTGGCAAATGCACTTGGTCTGGATGCAGACCTATACCGTGCGATATCGGGACGCAGTGTGAGAGCTGGAAAGGGGAAGATGCGAGGACGCAAGATGCGGACCCCAAAGTCCTTTCTGATTGTTGTGGGTCAGGACCGAGGGATTGGACAGGCTGCGCGCAATCTCCCCGGCGTTGATGTTGTCGAAGTGCATGGGCTCAATGCAGAGGTACTCGCACCTGGCACTCATCCGGGGCGTCTAGTGGTCTGGACAAGGTCTGCCATCGACAGGTTGGAGAAGGAACAGCTGTTCAGCTGA
- a CDS encoding 50S ribosomal protein L2 — translation MGRRVLVQRKGSGTSQWQSPSHRKIAPVKHPKWAPDKTYEGEVVGLHHESGRGAPLAEIRYKGESKSHFMVAPEGLQVGQTVQCGPNATLQNGNTLMLEYIPEGTPIYNIEGSPGDGGKYVRSSGLVATIISIDKSKALVRLPSGKQKLFSPRCRATIGIIAGGGRPEKPLLKAGAAYHHAHARVTKWPVVRGTAMNAVSHPHGGHSHHLSTVSRHASPGRKVGHIAARRTGRKSK, via the coding sequence ATGGGTAGACGAGTTCTAGTCCAGCGAAAAGGATCTGGTACAAGCCAGTGGCAGAGTCCTAGCCACAGGAAGATTGCCCCTGTCAAGCACCCAAAGTGGGCCCCAGACAAGACCTACGAAGGTGAGGTTGTGGGACTTCACCACGAGAGCGGGAGAGGAGCACCTCTTGCGGAGATCCGATATAAGGGCGAGTCCAAGAGCCACTTCATGGTCGCGCCTGAGGGCCTGCAGGTGGGCCAGACTGTTCAGTGTGGTCCTAATGCTACTCTTCAGAACGGGAATACACTGATGCTCGAGTATATCCCCGAGGGCACCCCTATCTACAATATCGAAGGAAGCCCTGGTGACGGAGGTAAGTACGTGAGGTCCTCCGGTCTCGTGGCAACAATCATCTCCATTGACAAGTCCAAGGCACTTGTGCGACTCCCAAGTGGCAAGCAGAAGCTCTTCAGTCCGCGCTGCAGAGCCACAATCGGGATCATCGCGGGTGGTGGTAGACCAGAAAAGCCCCTCTTGAAGGCTGGTGCTGCCTATCATCATGCCCACGCGAGGGTGACGAAATGGCCAGTTGTAAGAGGTACCGCCATGAACGCGGTTTCTCATCCACATGGTGGTCACTCGCATCATCTGTCAACAGTCAGCCGTCATGCATCACCAGGCCGCAAGGTCGGGCACATTGCTGCTCGTAGGACTGGTCGCAAGAGCAAGTAG